One Vibrio gallaecicus genomic region harbors:
- a CDS encoding efflux RND transporter periplasmic adaptor subunit: MKFFYLLVSAAILSGCNEKIDSSNLVSDEPVRSVKYTEAVYQSHTQFRELTGIIRSAQTSPISFQVSGTVNHVLVSKGHKVKQGQVLAQLETSNLLLALRKAQASVGAAKASRLQAQDKFERSEKLNNKGFVSDSELNAIHAEFDAKHQQEQLALTDLSNAELNLERAKLYAPFSGQISQVFIDDYTEVNSGQKILELVNDFVYEVDFLLPEALIQEVTFGEKIQIIVPALNDTVFVGQVSEIGAVVKRGNAYAVTLVLSEPSSALRNGMSANIQLNIGSTSQNVVLLPLEAFNFDDKGANTEENAAIYIVDPTTSRLEKRYVSIKKNINSEVVVLNNLVEGEQVVTAGIPFLYEGQEVTLWEGL, from the coding sequence GTGAAATTTTTTTATTTGCTCGTATCCGCAGCAATCTTGTCTGGCTGTAATGAAAAAATAGACAGTTCAAATCTTGTTTCTGACGAACCGGTAAGAAGCGTAAAATATACTGAAGCTGTCTATCAATCCCACACTCAATTCCGAGAACTTACGGGTATTATTAGAAGTGCCCAAACTTCACCAATCAGTTTTCAAGTCAGTGGTACAGTTAATCATGTACTTGTTTCCAAAGGGCACAAAGTAAAGCAAGGTCAAGTGCTTGCTCAACTTGAAACCAGTAACCTCCTATTAGCACTTCGTAAGGCGCAAGCATCGGTAGGAGCAGCAAAAGCTTCACGCCTTCAAGCTCAAGATAAATTCGAACGATCTGAAAAATTAAATAATAAAGGCTTCGTTTCCGATTCTGAACTTAATGCTATCCACGCCGAATTTGATGCTAAACACCAACAGGAGCAATTAGCTCTCACCGACCTTTCAAATGCAGAATTAAACCTTGAGCGTGCCAAATTATACGCCCCTTTTTCTGGTCAAATTAGCCAAGTGTTTATTGACGATTACACTGAGGTCAATTCAGGTCAAAAAATCTTAGAGTTAGTGAATGATTTCGTATACGAAGTTGATTTTCTATTGCCTGAAGCTTTGATCCAAGAGGTGACATTCGGCGAGAAAATTCAAATTATAGTTCCAGCGCTAAACGACACCGTATTTGTTGGGCAAGTATCAGAAATAGGTGCGGTTGTGAAACGAGGTAATGCTTATGCAGTAACACTTGTACTCAGTGAACCTTCCTCAGCACTGCGAAATGGCATGTCAGCAAACATCCAACTTAATATAGGAAGTACGAGCCAAAATGTTGTCCTATTACCATTAGAAGCGTTTAACTTCGATGATAAAGGAGCAAACACTGAAGAAAATGCTGCGATATATATAGTTGATCCGACAACATCGCGTCTTGAGAAGCGCTATGTATCAATAAAGAAAAATATCAATTCAGAAGTAGTTGTCTTAAATAACCTCGTTGAAGGTGAGCAAGTTGTGACTGCCGGTATCCCATTCTTATATGAAGGGCAAGAAGTCACATTATGGGAAGGGCTATAG
- a CDS encoding HAD-IA family hydrolase, producing MVQQEVKCVIFDCDGTLIDSERLCCQALVNVFSEFDADLSIEESLTHFQGGKLADILSETQNRLGLSISLDILEPLYREEVESLFLRHLQPMNGAFELIQYLKNENIEFCIASNAPKSRIESSLLMTGLFDHFKGKIFSAFDANSWKPEPDLILYTAMNMGFLPSDCIYVDDTKKGIEAGIRAGIKTFCLKTFNIADKTKVETHNASTLNIYSLNELTAWINDKHYLSNASRSEVVG from the coding sequence ATGGTTCAACAAGAAGTTAAATGCGTCATTTTTGATTGTGATGGAACGCTAATAGATAGTGAGAGATTATGTTGTCAGGCATTAGTAAATGTCTTTTCAGAATTCGATGCTGACTTATCTATCGAGGAGTCTCTGACACATTTTCAAGGTGGAAAACTTGCCGATATTTTATCTGAGACGCAAAATCGACTTGGTTTGTCGATTTCACTCGATATTTTAGAGCCTTTATATCGTGAAGAAGTGGAAAGCTTATTTCTGCGTCATTTGCAGCCGATGAATGGCGCGTTTGAGTTAATTCAATATTTAAAAAATGAAAATATTGAATTTTGTATCGCTTCAAACGCTCCCAAGTCTAGGATTGAATCATCTTTATTGATGACTGGTTTGTTCGATCATTTCAAAGGAAAAATCTTCTCTGCTTTTGACGCAAACAGTTGGAAGCCTGAGCCAGATCTAATCTTATACACGGCAATGAATATGGGTTTTTTGCCCAGTGACTGTATTTATGTGGATGATACAAAGAAAGGTATTGAAGCTGGTATTCGTGCAGGAATTAAAACGTTTTGTCTAAAAACATTTAATATTGCAGATAAAACTAAGGTCGAAACACATAATGCGTCGACCTTAAATATCTATAGTTTAAATGAACTTACGGCGTGGATTAATGACAAGCACTACTTAAGCAATGCATCACGCTCTGAGGTTGTGGGTTAA